One segment of Agromyces albus DNA contains the following:
- a CDS encoding DNA-directed RNA polymerase subunit beta translates to MASDFHRPTRFPPGMFEGFLGGEDPARLSRVAHDTASALLSRVRADPDPDVVERLVHYTDEHGIDSIAELWSQASAKSLPGALWRVYLLRALIRQDPLGSSLAFQRGTEVSHTIDQVVAGAPVPAGPDEVRELADRILHGLFTGDFAVALDRAAAFARVSSSGLTSLADDADAASAVNSGRPAELTRRALRLTQLADELASCARLWRRDSLD, encoded by the coding sequence ATGGCTTCCGACTTCCATCGCCCCACACGATTCCCGCCCGGGATGTTCGAGGGATTCCTCGGCGGCGAAGACCCCGCGCGCCTGAGCCGGGTCGCGCACGACACCGCCTCGGCGCTCCTCTCGCGCGTTCGGGCCGACCCCGACCCCGATGTGGTCGAGCGCCTCGTGCACTACACCGACGAGCACGGCATCGACTCCATCGCGGAGTTGTGGTCGCAGGCGTCGGCGAAGAGCCTGCCGGGCGCGCTGTGGCGCGTGTACCTGCTCCGAGCACTCATCCGCCAGGATCCGCTCGGCTCGAGCCTCGCCTTCCAGCGCGGCACCGAGGTCTCGCACACGATCGACCAGGTCGTCGCGGGCGCACCGGTGCCCGCCGGCCCCGACGAGGTGCGCGAGCTCGCCGACCGCATCCTGCACGGACTGTTCACGGGCGACTTCGCCGTGGCGCTCGACCGGGCTGCGGCGTTCGCGCGGGTGTCGTCCTCAGGGCTCACGAGCCTCGCCGACGACGCGGATGCCGCCTCTGCCGTGAACTCGGGCCGCCCGGCCGAGCTCACACGCCGAGCTCTGCGGCTCACGCAACTCGCCGACGAGCTCGCTTCGTGCGCTCGACTCTGGCGACGCGATTCCCTCGACTGA
- the tal gene encoding transaldolase, whose protein sequence is MAHTGRSRSVGGTASPTAALSAEGVSIWLDDLSRERILSGGLEALIGERNVVGITTNPTIFATALSAGDSYDEQVAALARAGASAEEAAFEITTEDVRRAADILRPIHDATGGLDGWVSIEVSASSAHDTGATIAEARRLVAALRRPNVFVKIPATIAGLAAITASIASGISINVTLIFGLDRYRAVIDAYLTGLEQAHEAGIDLGSIRSVASFFVSRVDTEVDKRLEATGSPDALHLKGTVGVANARLAYEIFEQQFATKRAQRLIELGANPQRPLWASTGVKDPALPDTRYVVDLVAPGVVNTMPEKTLHATFDHGVIRGNTIAGTYEASRGVLAAIEALGISYDEVTLTLENEGVDKFAASGEQLVANLAGALEAARVDGSRDSP, encoded by the coding sequence ATGGCGCACACTGGGAGATCACGCTCGGTCGGCGGCACGGCATCGCCGACGGCGGCACTGTCAGCCGAGGGCGTCAGCATCTGGCTCGACGACCTCTCGCGGGAGCGAATCCTCTCGGGTGGTCTCGAGGCGCTCATCGGCGAGCGGAACGTGGTCGGCATCACCACGAACCCGACGATCTTCGCCACGGCGCTGTCTGCCGGAGACTCGTACGACGAACAGGTCGCCGCACTCGCGCGGGCAGGAGCTTCGGCCGAAGAGGCGGCCTTCGAGATCACGACCGAAGACGTGCGGCGTGCCGCGGACATCCTGCGCCCCATCCACGACGCGACCGGCGGGCTCGACGGATGGGTCTCCATCGAGGTGAGCGCGAGCTCGGCGCACGACACAGGGGCGACGATCGCCGAGGCCCGACGCCTCGTCGCTGCGCTCCGTCGACCGAACGTGTTCGTGAAGATCCCCGCCACGATCGCGGGCCTCGCAGCCATCACGGCTTCGATCGCGAGCGGGATCAGCATCAACGTCACGCTCATCTTCGGCCTCGACCGATACCGCGCGGTGATCGATGCCTACCTCACGGGCCTCGAGCAGGCGCATGAGGCGGGCATCGACCTGGGCTCCATCAGGTCGGTCGCCTCGTTCTTCGTCTCGAGGGTCGACACGGAGGTCGACAAGCGACTCGAAGCGACCGGTTCCCCCGACGCCCTCCATTTGAAGGGCACCGTCGGTGTGGCGAACGCGCGACTGGCCTACGAGATCTTCGAGCAGCAGTTCGCCACGAAGCGGGCGCAGCGTCTCATCGAACTCGGCGCGAACCCGCAGCGCCCGCTGTGGGCGTCGACCGGAGTCAAGGATCCGGCCCTGCCCGACACGAGGTACGTGGTCGACCTCGTGGCACCCGGCGTCGTCAACACGATGCCCGAGAAGACGTTGCACGCCACGTTCGACCACGGCGTGATCCGGGGCAACACGATCGCCGGTACCTACGAAGCGTCACGCGGCGTGCTCGCCGCCATCGAGGCACTCGGCATCTCATACGACGAGGTGACCCTGACCCTCGAGAACGAGGGGGTCGACAAGTTCGCCGCCTCGGGTGAGCAACTCGTGGCGAACCTCGCGGGAGCGCTCGAAGCGGCACGAGTCGACGGATCGAGGGATTCGCCGTGA
- a CDS encoding helix-turn-helix transcriptional regulator translates to MEDLSQQQKVTAVASIGDPLRRSLFEFVTRSGTAVDRDEAATALGIPRGTAAFHLERLAESGLLETEFRRRSGKTGPGAGRPAKFYRRASTEIVVSVPERHYDLAAELLSSAIEEAERTGDPIGEAIERVSTEFGRRLGTEAGSLEQMLEATGYEPLATDDGGLILANCPFHRLAQWHTATICAANAALLRGAAQGADESARVVRLEPRDGHCCVQVRAPIVEKSNG, encoded by the coding sequence ATGGAGGACCTCTCGCAGCAGCAGAAGGTGACGGCCGTCGCATCGATCGGCGATCCGTTGCGTCGTTCGCTGTTCGAGTTCGTCACTCGCAGTGGCACCGCGGTCGATCGTGACGAGGCGGCAACCGCCCTCGGCATACCGCGCGGAACGGCTGCCTTCCATCTTGAGCGCCTCGCGGAGAGCGGCCTGCTCGAGACGGAGTTCCGCCGTCGGAGCGGCAAGACCGGGCCCGGGGCAGGTCGACCCGCCAAGTTCTATCGCCGCGCGAGCACCGAGATCGTCGTCTCCGTGCCCGAGCGGCACTACGACCTCGCGGCCGAACTCCTGAGTTCTGCCATCGAGGAGGCCGAGCGAACCGGAGATCCGATCGGCGAGGCGATCGAACGCGTCTCGACGGAGTTCGGCCGGCGGCTCGGCACAGAAGCGGGCTCGCTCGAGCAGATGCTCGAAGCCACCGGCTACGAGCCTCTCGCAACCGACGATGGCGGGCTGATACTCGCCAACTGCCCGTTCCATCGTCTCGCGCAATGGCACACCGCGACCATCTGCGCGGCCAACGCCGCCCTCCTGCGGGGTGCAGCACAGGGTGCCGACGAGTCGGCTCGGGTCGTTCGCCTCGAACCACGCGACGGACACTGCTGTGTGCAGGTCCGCGCACCCATCGTCGAGAAGTCGAATGGATGA
- a CDS encoding three-helix bundle dimerization domain-containing protein — MDRSDEVRAVAVVVDRLSAHFPEVPRAHVEVVVTEEHQRLDGNPIRDFIPVLVEHEARDRLRSGGAIEAAGLLYEPPAP, encoded by the coding sequence ATGGACAGGTCTGACGAAGTTCGTGCGGTCGCCGTCGTGGTCGATCGTCTCTCCGCCCATTTCCCCGAAGTCCCGCGTGCGCACGTGGAGGTGGTCGTGACCGAGGAGCACCAGCGGCTCGACGGCAACCCCATCCGGGATTTCATTCCCGTGCTCGTCGAACACGAGGCGCGCGATCGCCTGCGGTCCGGTGGCGCAATCGAGGCCGCCGGGCTGCTGTACGAGCCGCCGGCACCCTGA